From a single Streptomyces misionensis genomic region:
- a CDS encoding DUF3817 domain-containing protein, which yields MYLRPPRHVRVAAHAELISLIVMLANLFTVHLKPVSSLMGPTHGCAYLFVVIATWRLEAATTAARFLAVVPGAGGLLALRLLGTADPGRAQPKEVIPS from the coding sequence ATGTACCTCCGTCCTCCGCGCCACGTGCGCGTCGCCGCTCACGCCGAGCTGATCTCGCTGATCGTCATGCTGGCCAACCTGTTCACCGTCCATCTCAAGCCCGTCTCGTCGCTGATGGGCCCCACCCACGGCTGTGCCTACCTGTTCGTCGTGATCGCGACCTGGCGACTGGAGGCGGCGACGACCGCCGCCAGGTTCCTGGCCGTCGTGCCGGGGGCCGGTGGGCTGCTCGCACTGCGACTGCTCGGCACCGCCGATCCGGGCCGGGCCCAGCCGAAGGAAGTCATTCCGTCATGA
- a CDS encoding antibiotic biosynthesis monooxygenase family protein: MEDRHVVIIPIEIDAEKESSYLDAWQGAAELMAAQPGFIRTYMFRTTVPGSRFPLVNVAEWESAAHWEAAMNVCPMLGQQMAVAHASNYRAIRTVLPPHGSG, translated from the coding sequence ATGGAAGATCGCCATGTCGTGATCATTCCGATCGAGATCGACGCGGAGAAGGAAAGCTCCTATCTCGACGCTTGGCAGGGCGCCGCGGAGCTGATGGCGGCGCAGCCCGGTTTCATCCGGACGTACATGTTCCGCACGACCGTTCCGGGGAGCAGGTTCCCTCTCGTCAACGTGGCGGAATGGGAGTCCGCCGCTCACTGGGAAGCGGCGATGAACGTCTGCCCGATGCTGGGGCAGCAGATGGCCGTCGCCCATGCCTCCAACTACAGGGCGATCCGGACGGTCCTGCCGCCGCACGGCAGCGGATGA
- a CDS encoding DUF6010 family protein: protein MIYVSPILVGIAYCLLMSLIKEPHRRRFNAIMLAGAGAAYLSGGGFGPWEVPFTALMAYVAYRGLESWTFIGIGWLLHTAWDVAHWLKGQPILHFAHDSSMGCAICDPVIALWCLRGGPSLIEVVRRWSGAGRTADRDHVSASS from the coding sequence ATGATCTACGTCTCGCCGATCCTCGTCGGCATCGCCTACTGCCTGCTGATGTCCCTGATCAAGGAGCCGCACCGGCGCCGCTTCAACGCGATCATGCTGGCGGGGGCCGGAGCCGCCTATCTGAGCGGGGGCGGCTTCGGCCCGTGGGAGGTGCCGTTCACCGCGCTCATGGCCTACGTCGCCTACCGAGGGCTGGAGTCCTGGACCTTCATCGGCATCGGCTGGCTGCTGCACACCGCCTGGGACGTGGCCCACTGGCTCAAGGGCCAGCCGATCCTGCACTTCGCACACGACTCGTCCATGGGCTGCGCCATCTGCGACCCCGTCATCGCCCTGTGGTGCCTGCGCGGAGGACCTTCGCTGATCGAGGTCGTCCGCCGATGGTCCGGGGCCGGCCGGACAGCAGATCGCGATCACGTCTCCGCCTCCTCCTGA
- a CDS encoding DMT family transporter, whose product MNALLSVVFVLCWSSGFIGAKLGAGTSTVTTLLMWRFLPLALVLVAAAPFSRAAWRGLGPRDLGRQIAVGALSQSGYLLSVYAAIQLGVSTGTTALIDGVQPLVAGALAGPLLRQYVSRRQWAGLWLGLAGVATVTSADAAASGSAVAWWAYLVPFLGMLSLVAATLLEGRSRVPVAPRAALTIHCATSAVLFSGLAVGTGAAVPPANFSFWAATAWLVVLPTFGGYGLYWLILRRSGITQVNTLMFLMAPVTALWGALAFGEPFGVQTALGLAAGLAAVAIVSHGTGAPSAPPTRPAADGDDRLPRGVDERGHS is encoded by the coding sequence GTGAACGCCCTGCTGTCGGTCGTCTTCGTCCTGTGCTGGAGCTCCGGCTTCATCGGAGCGAAGCTCGGCGCGGGCACATCGACCGTGACCACGCTCCTGATGTGGCGGTTCCTGCCGCTCGCGCTGGTTCTCGTCGCCGCAGCGCCCTTCTCCCGGGCAGCGTGGCGCGGGCTGGGACCGCGCGACCTCGGCCGGCAGATCGCCGTCGGCGCGTTGTCGCAGAGCGGATACCTGCTCAGCGTCTACGCCGCCATCCAACTCGGCGTCTCCACCGGCACCACCGCCCTGATCGACGGCGTCCAGCCGCTTGTCGCCGGTGCGTTGGCCGGGCCCCTGCTGCGCCAGTACGTCTCACGCCGGCAATGGGCCGGACTGTGGCTGGGGCTCGCCGGGGTCGCCACGGTCACCTCCGCCGACGCGGCGGCGTCAGGCTCCGCGGTCGCCTGGTGGGCGTACCTCGTGCCCTTCCTGGGCATGCTGTCGCTGGTGGCGGCCACCCTTCTGGAGGGCCGCTCGCGCGTACCGGTCGCACCCCGGGCGGCGCTGACGATCCACTGCGCGACCAGCGCGGTCCTCTTCTCCGGGCTGGCGGTCGGCACGGGTGCGGCCGTCCCGCCGGCCAACTTCTCGTTCTGGGCGGCGACCGCCTGGCTCGTCGTGCTCCCCACCTTCGGCGGGTACGGACTGTACTGGCTGATCCTGCGCCGCAGCGGCATCACTCAGGTCAACACCCTCATGTTCCTCATGGCCCCGGTCACAGCCCTGTGGGGCGCCCTGGCGTTCGGCGAGCCCTTCGGCGTACAGACCGCCCTCGGGCTGGCCGCCGGTCTCGCGGCTGTGGCCATCGTCAGCCACGGGACCGGCGCGCCCTCCGCTCCGCCCACCCGGCCCGCCGCCGACGGAGACGACCGGCTCCCCCGTGGTGTCGACGAGCGCGGCCACTCATGA
- a CDS encoding TetR/AcrR family transcriptional regulator, which translates to MESEAVPHRIRMTPGARRVVDAAERLFYERGIHAVGVDLIAAEAGVTKKTLYDRFGSKEQLVVEYLARRDERWRELLGSHLEAAAGQTPVALVLAVFQAARAWAGEYGSRGCGMINAHVEIGDPTHPAYPVITGQKQWMLALFTRLAGDVDPADADRLAQALMLLHEGAVVAHGLGVFPDPFGQALDRARELLEHAACAGPDTPSR; encoded by the coding sequence ATGGAGTCCGAGGCGGTACCGCACCGCATCCGCATGACGCCCGGCGCGCGACGCGTGGTGGACGCGGCCGAGCGGTTGTTCTACGAGCGCGGCATCCACGCCGTGGGCGTGGACCTCATCGCCGCCGAGGCGGGAGTGACCAAGAAGACGCTGTACGACCGGTTCGGCTCGAAGGAGCAGCTCGTCGTGGAGTACTTGGCCCGACGTGACGAACGCTGGCGGGAACTGCTCGGCTCGCACCTGGAGGCGGCCGCGGGGCAGACGCCGGTGGCCCTGGTCCTGGCCGTCTTCCAGGCCGCGCGCGCATGGGCGGGGGAGTACGGCTCCAGAGGGTGCGGCATGATCAACGCGCATGTGGAGATCGGGGACCCGACGCATCCGGCGTACCCGGTCATCACGGGGCAGAAGCAGTGGATGCTCGCGCTGTTCACCCGGCTCGCGGGGGACGTCGACCCGGCGGACGCGGACCGGCTGGCTCAAGCGCTGATGCTGCTGCACGAGGGCGCGGTGGTCGCACACGGGCTGGGCGTCTTCCCCGACCCGTTCGGACAGGCCCTCGACCGGGCCCGCGAGCTGCTGGAACACGCGGCCTGCGCGGGCCCGGACACGCCGTCGCGGTAA
- a CDS encoding maleylpyruvate isomerase family mycothiol-dependent enzyme, producing MTESLEFSALLHLLDERSAAFRSAVAAAPGLDAPVPSCPEWTLFDLVRHLGTGQRWWAAIVAAGPAEAPPAKDAAEPPRELEALLAWYAESNELLLSTLREAGPDRACWTWWSAGVSPANAWGVARRRVHEVLVHTYDAQLAAGAVQPMPADVAIDGVAEFLDTCNSTPAAWPHEAATIHYHATEGRSWLLTLDDTGAWPAPLTDDAAPASASATGTAEQLLLFVWGRLTLSDLKAEGDQRVFEQLIAWEPEE from the coding sequence GTGACAGAGAGTCTTGAGTTTTCCGCCCTGCTGCACCTGCTCGATGAGCGGTCGGCCGCTTTCCGCAGTGCGGTTGCCGCCGCGCCCGGCCTCGACGCGCCGGTGCCGTCCTGCCCCGAGTGGACGCTGTTCGACCTGGTGCGGCACCTGGGTACGGGCCAGCGCTGGTGGGCCGCGATCGTCGCCGCGGGCCCGGCCGAGGCTCCGCCGGCCAAGGATGCCGCGGAGCCGCCGCGCGAACTCGAGGCGCTGCTGGCCTGGTACGCCGAGTCGAACGAGCTGCTGCTGAGTACGCTGCGCGAGGCCGGACCGGACCGCGCGTGCTGGACCTGGTGGAGCGCCGGCGTGTCGCCGGCGAATGCCTGGGGCGTTGCCCGGCGCCGGGTGCACGAGGTGCTGGTGCACACGTACGACGCCCAGCTCGCCGCAGGCGCCGTGCAGCCGATGCCGGCGGACGTCGCGATCGACGGCGTGGCCGAGTTCCTCGACACCTGCAACTCGACCCCGGCGGCCTGGCCGCACGAGGCCGCCACCATCCACTACCACGCCACCGAGGGCCGCTCCTGGCTCCTCACGCTGGACGACACCGGCGCCTGGCCCGCGCCCCTCACGGACGACGCCGCGCCCGCCTCCGCTTCGGCCACGGGCACGGCCGAGCAACTGCTCCTCTTCGTCTGGGGCCGCCTCACGCTGAGCGACCTGAAGGCGGAGGGCGACCAGCGGGTGTTCGAGCAGCTGATCGCCTGGGAGCCCGAGGAGTAG